The proteins below are encoded in one region of Longimicrobium sp.:
- a CDS encoding HAMP domain-containing sensor histidine kinase — protein MPDELRAPAVPLFPRAAAERAASPPAAPGPEAEAQLSAFLAHELATPVSTLVGLLYLLAEERLAGRAGDLAERAFAAAGEVARAVHELRALPGGMPLDVVDAGDAAAEAVRGVAHPSAAVLEMALPVPGERVRVRGNHALLVRAVRNLVLNAVEAVGSGGSAGVVVRAAGDRVRISVWDDGPGIAPEHLPGLFTRPFTTRPGGSGLGLLLVRQIVEGVHGGTIALRPRAPRGSIFRIEVPRVD, from the coding sequence ATGCCCGACGAGCTCCGCGCGCCCGCCGTCCCGCTCTTTCCCCGCGCCGCGGCGGAGCGCGCCGCGTCTCCACCCGCTGCGCCCGGGCCCGAGGCCGAGGCGCAGCTTTCCGCGTTCCTGGCGCACGAGCTGGCCACGCCCGTGTCCACGCTGGTGGGGCTGCTCTACCTGCTGGCCGAGGAGCGGCTGGCGGGGCGCGCGGGCGACCTGGCCGAGCGCGCGTTCGCGGCCGCGGGCGAGGTGGCGCGCGCCGTCCACGAGCTGCGCGCGCTTCCCGGCGGGATGCCGCTGGACGTGGTCGACGCCGGCGACGCGGCGGCCGAGGCGGTGCGCGGCGTGGCGCACCCGTCCGCGGCGGTGCTGGAGATGGCGCTTCCCGTGCCGGGCGAGCGGGTGCGGGTGCGCGGGAACCACGCGCTGCTGGTGCGGGCGGTCCGCAACCTGGTGCTGAACGCCGTCGAGGCGGTCGGCTCCGGCGGATCGGCCGGCGTGGTGGTGCGCGCGGCGGGCGACCGGGTGCGGATCTCGGTGTGGGACGACGGGCCGGGGATCGCGCCCGAGCACCTTCCCGGGCTGTTCACGCGGCCGTTCACCACGCGGCCGGGCGGGAGCGGGCTGGGGTTGCTGCTGGTGCGGCAGATCGTCGAGGGCGTGCACGGCGGGACCATCGCGCTGCGGCCGCGCGCGCCTCGCGGTTCGATCTTCCGCATCGAGGTTCCGCGCGTGGACTGA
- a CDS encoding PEP-CTERM sorting domain-containing protein (PEP-CTERM proteins occur, often in large numbers, in the proteomes of bacteria that also encode an exosortase, a predicted intramembrane cysteine proteinase. The presence of a PEP-CTERM domain at a protein's C-terminus predicts cleavage within the sorting domain, followed by covalent anchoring to some some component of the (usually Gram-negative) cell surface. Many PEP-CTERM proteins exhibit an unusual sequence composition that includes large numbers of potential glycosylation sites. Expression of one such protein has been shown restore the ability of a bacterium to form floc, a type of biofilm.), translating into MRRKAVAAAVLALCAATANPAHADPNYREWLNICGPGLPGLTTCGSVKLLVSGTTVTLSIQNLSGLYGSYQNFVWTSISFFNLNEDNLIPDAVEGTVTTMDGPYRTSNSSNPPPKWKITNVPGSGGAFGLDFDAGVNGNDGSIASSCGNALPGGGNDLWMTPTCGTSGVSNLGGGDWVVMTFSMTGAWDLDLTNTQIQIHAQSDLGSVKCTTSVDCDPGVTTPEPVTLALVGTGLAGLAGAYRRRRRREDAKGGGTAAA; encoded by the coding sequence ATGCGCAGAAAAGCCGTAGCCGCGGCGGTGCTCGCGCTTTGCGCGGCAACCGCCAATCCCGCCCACGCCGACCCGAACTACAGGGAGTGGCTGAACATCTGTGGGCCGGGGCTTCCGGGCCTCACCACCTGCGGATCGGTGAAGCTGCTGGTGTCGGGCACCACCGTCACCCTGTCGATCCAGAACCTGTCGGGGCTGTACGGCTCGTACCAGAACTTCGTGTGGACCTCGATCTCGTTCTTCAACCTGAACGAGGACAACCTGATCCCCGACGCGGTGGAGGGGACGGTCACCACGATGGACGGCCCGTACCGCACCTCGAACTCGTCGAACCCGCCGCCCAAGTGGAAGATCACGAACGTCCCCGGCTCCGGCGGCGCGTTCGGGCTGGACTTCGACGCGGGAGTGAACGGGAACGACGGGTCGATCGCCAGCAGCTGCGGCAACGCGCTGCCCGGCGGCGGGAACGACCTGTGGATGACGCCCACCTGCGGCACCTCGGGCGTCAGCAACCTGGGCGGCGGTGACTGGGTGGTCATGACCTTCAGCATGACCGGCGCCTGGGACCTGGACCTGACCAACACGCAGATCCAGATCCACGCCCAGAGCGACCTGGGGTCGGTGAAGTGCACCACCAGCGTGGACTGCGATCCGGGCGTTACCACGCCCGAGCCGGTGACGCTGGCGCTGGTGGGGACCGGGCTGGCCGGGCTGGCGGGCGCGTATCGCCGCCGCCGGCGCCGTGAAGACGCGAAGGGCGGCGGCACGGCCGCAGCCTGA